One part of the Acidimicrobiales bacterium genome encodes these proteins:
- a CDS encoding TetR/AcrR family transcriptional regulator produces the protein MTGELIPETRDRILEGALQAMGRVGLRRLTMADVATVARLSRGTVYRYFPSKEDLLAVLAEYERDRFSEGLRRSLADEKGRPGLEALAEYLMKYLREHPALTLMIDTEPAFVLGFFRQQLPVFHDIADDLLGEPMEQAPPVRDGRVTVA, from the coding sequence ATGACGGGAGAGCTGATTCCCGAGACACGGGACCGGATCCTCGAGGGCGCCCTCCAGGCGATGGGCCGCGTGGGCCTGCGCCGCCTGACAATGGCGGACGTGGCCACGGTCGCCCGCCTGTCGCGGGGCACGGTCTACCGGTACTTCCCCTCCAAGGAGGACCTGCTGGCGGTCCTGGCCGAGTACGAGCGGGACCGGTTCTCCGAGGGCCTCCGGCGCTCGCTGGCGGACGAGAAGGGAAGGCCCGGCCTCGAGGCCCTGGCCGAGTACCTCATGAAGTACCTGCGGGAGCATCCCGCCCTGACCCTCATGATCGACACCGAGCCGGCGTTCGTCCTCGGCTTCTTCCGCCAGCAGCTGCCCGTGTTCCACGACATAGCCGACGACCTGCTCGGGGAGCCCATGGAGCAGGCCCCACCGGTCCGGGACGGCCGGGTCACGGTGGCCG